From Parasphaerochaeta coccoides DSM 17374, a single genomic window includes:
- the recA gene encoding recombinase RecA gives MAKVKNIMENGETPNQKQKFDAIESARQQIDKQFGKGSLMKLGDNPTNLNIATIPSGSLLLDEALGVGGYPRGRIVEIYGPESSGKTTLALHAIAEAQKAGGIAAFIDAEHALDPGYAKKLGVDTDGLWISQPDTGEQALEIVESLVRSGAMDIIVVDSVAALTPQAEIEGDMGDSHMGLQARLMSQALRKLTGILAKSRTTIIFINQIRMKIGVMFGNPETTTGGNALKFYASVRLDVRKIETLSKGADDVYGSRVRVKVVKNKVAPPFRKVEFDMLFGEGISYYGGIMDAALKYEMIEKSGSWYSYQGEKIGQGKDNAVSFLVANPEVSSELEARLRQKMFVPASEEPAAT, from the coding sequence ATGGCAAAAGTCAAGAATATCATGGAAAACGGCGAGACACCGAATCAGAAACAGAAGTTCGACGCTATAGAATCTGCCCGTCAGCAGATTGACAAGCAGTTTGGCAAGGGATCATTGATGAAGCTGGGCGACAACCCGACAAACTTGAATATAGCAACCATTCCTTCCGGGTCCCTGCTTCTTGACGAAGCACTGGGCGTCGGTGGTTATCCACGGGGACGAATCGTTGAGATATATGGCCCTGAATCCTCCGGAAAAACGACACTTGCCTTGCATGCCATCGCTGAAGCACAGAAGGCGGGTGGCATAGCAGCATTCATTGACGCGGAACATGCCTTGGATCCTGGGTACGCGAAAAAACTTGGGGTTGACACCGACGGGCTGTGGATCAGCCAGCCTGATACTGGAGAGCAGGCTCTTGAGATTGTCGAATCCCTTGTGCGTTCTGGAGCAATGGACATCATCGTAGTGGATTCCGTGGCGGCATTGACACCACAGGCGGAGATTGAAGGGGATATGGGTGACAGCCACATGGGACTTCAGGCACGCCTCATGAGCCAGGCTCTCCGCAAGTTGACCGGAATCCTTGCCAAAAGCCGGACGACTATAATTTTTATCAACCAGATACGTATGAAGATTGGCGTCATGTTCGGCAATCCGGAAACTACGACCGGTGGGAATGCGTTGAAATTCTATGCGTCCGTTCGTCTTGATGTGAGAAAAATCGAAACATTGAGCAAGGGAGCCGATGATGTCTATGGGAGCAGGGTGCGTGTCAAGGTCGTAAAAAACAAAGTGGCTCCGCCGTTCAGGAAGGTCGAGTTCGACATGCTTTTCGGGGAAGGCATCAGCTATTATGGGGGTATCATGGATGCTGCCTTGAAATATGAAATGATAGAGAAAAGCGGATCATGGTATTCATATCAAGGTGAGAAGATAGGGCAAGGCAAGGATAATGCTGTTTCTTTCCTTGTCGCCAATCCAGAGGTCAGCAGTGAACTGGAAGCTCGTTTGAGGCAGAAGATGTTTGTTCCTGCCAGCGAAGAGCCTGCGGCGACCTGA
- a CDS encoding pseudouridine synthase, with protein sequence MKTEYPIRLQSFLAKSGWGSRRSCEQLIIDGRVKVNSQVVRELGTKVDKDDAVYVDGVLAEPNERTYYYALHKPAGYVCSNADPNESYFARDLIDVPERNLLFNIGRLDKESTGLVLFTNDGEISQLITHPSYEIEKEYLVNTDRTIMIEDLQEARHGIRIDDGRPYRISRYKLETKRWVRIILTEGRNREIRKIFTYLGYDVKKLIRIRIGTLELGDLAPAQFRRVTKDEIMSIVSNARNKGQGGAR encoded by the coding sequence ATGAAGACTGAATATCCTATCCGACTCCAGAGTTTTCTGGCAAAAAGCGGATGGGGAAGCAGAAGATCCTGCGAGCAATTAATCATTGACGGAAGGGTGAAGGTAAACAGCCAGGTCGTCCGTGAGTTGGGAACTAAAGTTGATAAAGATGATGCCGTTTATGTCGATGGTGTTCTTGCCGAACCTAATGAGAGGACATATTACTATGCACTTCACAAGCCGGCGGGATATGTTTGTTCGAATGCTGACCCGAATGAAAGCTACTTTGCCCGCGACCTCATCGATGTCCCGGAACGTAATCTTCTGTTCAACATCGGTCGTCTGGACAAGGAATCGACAGGCTTGGTTCTTTTCACCAACGACGGGGAAATCTCCCAGCTCATCACGCATCCTTCCTATGAGATTGAGAAAGAATATCTGGTGAATACTGACAGAACCATCATGATAGAGGATCTTCAGGAAGCCCGGCATGGCATACGCATCGATGATGGTCGACCTTACCGTATATCACGTTACAAGCTTGAAACAAAAAGATGGGTGCGCATCATCCTGACAGAAGGGCGGAATCGTGAAATTCGAAAGATTTTCACATACCTCGGCTACGATGTAAAGAAGCTGATTCGAATTCGGATTGGCACTCTTGAACTTGGAGATCTTGCCCCGGCTCAGTTCCGGAGAGTTACGAAAGATGAAATCATGAGCATCGTAAGCAATGCCCGGAATAAAGGACAGGGAGGAGCGCGTTGA
- the dtd gene encoding D-aminoacyl-tRNA deacylase, which translates to MKCVIQRVKDARVVVDGETIGTIGMGLLVYVGFDVHDDGTDIPRMAGKLTRLRIFEDIEGKMNLSVKDVGGAILVVSQFTLVADLSKGNRPSWDFAASPDIARDFYERFLVACRGEGVIVQEGRFGAHMRVIYENDGPATFLMESARSTGRPTAKIT; encoded by the coding sequence GTGAAATGTGTCATCCAGAGGGTGAAGGATGCACGAGTGGTGGTCGATGGAGAGACCATCGGCACCATTGGCATGGGATTGCTTGTCTATGTCGGCTTTGATGTCCATGACGATGGGACAGATATTCCGCGCATGGCAGGCAAGCTGACTCGGCTCAGGATTTTTGAAGATATCGAAGGGAAAATGAACTTATCCGTGAAGGATGTCGGTGGAGCTATCCTCGTAGTCAGTCAGTTCACCCTTGTCGCTGATTTGAGCAAAGGAAATCGTCCTTCGTGGGATTTTGCTGCGTCCCCCGATATCGCCCGCGATTTCTATGAACGGTTTCTCGTGGCCTGTAGAGGCGAAGGAGTCATTGTACAGGAAGGACGTTTCGGCGCACATATGCGTGTCATCTATGAAAATGACGGTCCTGCGACCTTTCTGATGGAGTCTGCCCGGTCGACTGGACGACCAACGGCGAAAATCACATGA
- a CDS encoding segregation and condensation protein A, which produces MSTGIEQQITETQTGQGALVKVADFEGPLGLLLYLIQKAEINIYNIPIALITEQFLEYLRNAEEMELGDLTDFYKMAADLLYIKSRMLLPVDDIGFDEEYADPRQELVERLLEYQKFKKYTDILSGTNTGGEFYIARRQTEFMLPFPDQALWANVTADDLLIAFTTLLGKIAPTQIFNVYEEVTVKEKIALMSELFEFRAEIMLTDLILHPEQPLHVICSFLAVLEAAKANLITLRQDEPYGNIHIFKKAQDFDANLATEYDEEYDNLVDQGLDGTGDEDDFSIRHDDGDVSKELPNDENEE; this is translated from the coding sequence ATGTCAACCGGCATCGAACAGCAAATCACTGAAACACAGACAGGACAAGGGGCCCTCGTCAAGGTCGCGGACTTTGAAGGCCCCTTGGGTCTTTTGTTGTATCTGATTCAGAAAGCCGAGATAAACATATACAATATTCCCATTGCATTGATAACCGAGCAGTTCCTCGAATATCTGAGGAATGCCGAGGAGATGGAACTGGGAGACTTGACGGATTTTTACAAGATGGCGGCTGACCTCCTGTACATCAAGAGCCGTATGCTCCTTCCGGTCGATGACATCGGCTTTGACGAAGAATACGCCGATCCTCGGCAGGAACTTGTCGAGAGACTCCTTGAATATCAGAAGTTCAAGAAGTATACTGACATCCTTTCCGGAACGAACACGGGTGGGGAGTTCTACATCGCCCGCAGACAGACAGAATTCATGCTTCCTTTTCCTGATCAGGCATTGTGGGCAAATGTCACTGCGGACGATCTGCTCATTGCTTTTACTACGTTGCTAGGAAAGATTGCGCCGACGCAGATTTTCAACGTATATGAAGAAGTAACAGTCAAGGAAAAGATAGCCCTGATGTCAGAGTTGTTTGAGTTTCGTGCGGAAATCATGCTGACCGACCTTATCCTTCATCCCGAGCAGCCGTTGCATGTCATCTGTTCCTTTCTTGCAGTTCTTGAAGCGGCAAAGGCGAACTTGATTACGCTTCGGCAGGACGAGCCTTACGGCAACATCCATATCTTCAAAAAAGCACAGGATTTCGATGCGAATCTTGCGACGGAGTATGATGAGGAATATGACAATTTGGTGGATCAGGGCTTGGACGGTACGGGGGATGAAGATGATTTCTCCATTCGGCACGACGATGGTGATGTCTCAAAGGAATTGCCGAATGATGAAAATGAAGAATAA
- the rpe gene encoding ribulose-phosphate 3-epimerase produces MTKNEDLIIAPSILGADFSHLEEDLVSIADSGAQWVHLDVMDGHFVPNISFGWDLIRTLRPFSPLTFDTHLMVSQPERFIEQFASAGSNAITVHHEATVHLYRVLQQIRSLGCKSGVSVVPSTPVSAIEHVLEISDIVLVMSVNPGFGGQQMIPSMLQKIARLAELRETEGYDFLISVDGGINAKTAGDAVDSGADVLVTGSSFFSAPDKISYVADLLSLGRAR; encoded by the coding sequence ATGACAAAGAATGAAGACCTGATTATCGCGCCATCCATCTTGGGAGCAGATTTCTCACATCTGGAAGAAGATTTGGTGTCTATTGCCGATTCAGGCGCCCAATGGGTGCATCTCGATGTCATGGACGGGCATTTTGTGCCGAATATTTCATTTGGTTGGGATCTTATCCGGACTTTACGTCCATTCAGCCCCCTTACATTTGACACACATCTTATGGTTTCACAACCGGAACGATTCATCGAGCAGTTCGCCTCGGCCGGTTCGAACGCCATAACCGTTCACCATGAAGCGACGGTTCATCTGTACCGTGTCCTTCAGCAGATACGTTCCTTGGGATGCAAAAGTGGCGTTTCCGTTGTTCCGTCCACTCCCGTCAGTGCCATAGAACATGTGCTTGAGATCAGCGACATCGTTCTGGTCATGTCAGTGAATCCAGGATTCGGTGGACAGCAGATGATTCCTTCCATGTTGCAAAAAATCGCCCGGCTCGCCGAATTGCGCGAGACGGAAGGGTATGATTTCCTCATCAGTGTTGATGGCGGCATCAATGCGAAGACTGCGGGAGACGCCGTCGATAGTGGTGCTGATGTCCTGGTCACCGGAAGCAGTTTCTTTTCCGCTCCTGATAAGATTTCTTATGTAGCTGACCTTCTGTCGCTGGGACGGGCACGGTGA
- the greA gene encoding transcription elongation factor GreA, with protein MAEHKIMAMLTAEKWTRTTLANYTISNFHELDDVLSSYEPEELTEVKDACKEYLAKNKNSVIAMYIAGTISIEQNPLDDTIILQLAEMFQESKKWNIVEFLCEKILKASGENRYALRALATCYEATNREDEKFSVWERLVKVDYDEIEIVEKIARHHEAKNDLEAACFYYKRAINRYINAENFPAVKELWTKFLTIMGDDFGYLLGLTERVRSHFDTLDRTIFLLKDLNEKVSGDVDKRIIVLKRILELEPLAHWARTLLVDAYKTKYTEHGRLAACMETSGILQNYRDVHTAIEDFEKNISFDTGTFVFHKTWNIGRIRSIDNDRVIIDFSHKRNHEMSISMAFSSLLVLPKTHLWVLKSVIPTEKLAARFKTDIVWSLNTLLSSHAGQASFKEMKEELVPSILTAAEWSKWMPLARKELMNNPLFGISATDSDTFTLRNTPISFEEKQYNIFKSERNFYDKVRLVREFIESKGEVESDSFMEMISYFNDILANTDETDDKKMSSFLLLDELRNGRYHLSFIRPSKDYTFEELYLGADNIVSLFKEIKDSELNKSFITQVMRNVEDWPQVLVSLFPYYLTTFILDKMKINNHKELVYKILRDSVDAYKEFPEQFLYLARTYAPAQWELAGISHEKLLIAELQLLDYTYLCIENKKDVTENRKYNKQLHGLLFEDGTLMDFIKKHDADTARRVYSLLQDINSMEMMGKKIEFKHVIGETFSDYAWGDADSRADTANLIPTGLLCTQASLDAKRAELDKIMNIDIPEVAKEIGEARELGDLRENSEYKYGKEKQTLLNAQIKKLLEEIDRAQVIQPGAVDTSKTGFGTRISLHDNIEDKDVVYTLMGPWESEPSKNILSFQAPLGTQLMNKTVGQNFSFEINDKKYDFTVLKIERHEF; from the coding sequence ATGGCGGAACATAAAATCATGGCCATGCTCACAGCCGAAAAATGGACGAGAACGACTCTCGCCAACTATACCATTTCCAATTTTCATGAATTGGACGATGTATTGTCGTCATATGAACCTGAAGAATTGACAGAAGTCAAAGATGCCTGCAAGGAATATCTTGCCAAAAACAAGAACAGCGTCATCGCCATGTATATCGCGGGAACTATTTCCATAGAACAGAATCCTCTTGACGATACGATTATCCTTCAACTTGCAGAGATGTTCCAGGAAAGCAAGAAGTGGAATATCGTCGAATTCCTGTGTGAGAAAATCCTCAAGGCTTCCGGTGAGAACCGCTATGCCCTGCGCGCCTTGGCTACATGCTATGAAGCGACCAACCGCGAAGATGAAAAATTTTCTGTCTGGGAAAGATTAGTCAAGGTTGACTATGATGAAATTGAAATAGTCGAGAAAATTGCCCGCCATCATGAAGCTAAGAACGACCTTGAGGCTGCGTGCTTCTACTACAAGCGTGCAATCAATAGGTATATCAACGCCGAGAATTTCCCGGCGGTCAAGGAACTGTGGACGAAATTCCTGACTATCATGGGCGATGATTTCGGCTATCTGCTTGGTCTCACTGAACGGGTAAGAAGTCATTTTGATACCTTGGATCGCACAATTTTCCTGCTTAAGGACCTCAACGAGAAGGTTTCGGGAGATGTGGACAAGCGTATCATTGTCCTAAAAAGGATACTGGAGCTTGAACCTCTGGCTCATTGGGCCCGTACTTTACTGGTCGATGCTTACAAGACGAAGTACACCGAACATGGGCGTCTTGCCGCCTGCATGGAAACAAGCGGCATCCTCCAAAACTACAGGGATGTACATACAGCAATTGAAGATTTTGAGAAGAACATATCTTTCGATACCGGTACTTTCGTTTTCCACAAGACGTGGAATATCGGTCGCATCAGGAGCATCGATAACGATAGGGTTATCATTGACTTCTCACATAAGCGAAATCACGAAATGTCGATATCCATGGCTTTTTCATCTCTGCTTGTGCTGCCCAAGACCCATCTGTGGGTCTTGAAAAGTGTCATTCCCACGGAAAAGCTGGCGGCACGTTTCAAGACAGATATCGTCTGGAGCTTGAACACCCTCCTCTCATCCCATGCCGGACAGGCGTCCTTCAAGGAAATGAAGGAGGAACTGGTTCCTTCCATCCTTACTGCTGCGGAATGGTCGAAATGGATGCCTCTTGCCCGCAAGGAGCTGATGAACAATCCTCTGTTCGGAATCAGCGCGACTGACTCCGATACCTTCACGCTCAGAAATACGCCGATAAGCTTCGAGGAAAAACAGTACAACATTTTCAAGAGCGAGCGTAATTTTTATGACAAGGTTCGTCTTGTCCGTGAGTTCATTGAGAGTAAGGGAGAAGTTGAAAGTGATTCTTTCATGGAAATGATTTCTTATTTCAATGACATCCTGGCCAACACGGACGAAACGGATGACAAGAAGATGTCTTCATTCCTTCTCCTTGACGAATTGCGGAACGGAAGGTATCACCTGTCTTTCATCCGTCCCTCCAAAGATTATACCTTCGAGGAATTGTACCTTGGCGCGGACAACATCGTATCGCTTTTCAAGGAGATTAAGGACAGCGAGCTGAACAAGTCTTTCATCACGCAAGTGATGCGCAATGTCGAGGACTGGCCTCAGGTTCTTGTCTCTCTGTTCCCCTATTATCTGACGACCTTCATCCTTGACAAAATGAAAATCAACAACCATAAGGAGCTGGTTTACAAGATACTCAGGGACAGCGTGGATGCGTACAAGGAATTCCCGGAGCAGTTTCTCTATCTTGCCCGGACGTATGCTCCAGCGCAGTGGGAACTTGCAGGAATTTCCCACGAAAAGCTCTTGATTGCGGAGCTTCAGCTTCTGGATTATACGTATCTTTGCATTGAAAATAAGAAGGATGTCACGGAAAACAGGAAATATAACAAGCAGTTGCATGGACTCCTGTTCGAGGACGGGACTTTGATGGATTTCATCAAAAAGCATGATGCAGATACCGCTCGCCGCGTTTACAGTCTTCTCCAAGACATCAACAGCATGGAAATGATGGGAAAGAAAATCGAATTCAAGCATGTGATTGGTGAAACCTTCTCTGATTATGCATGGGGTGATGCGGATTCACGGGCCGACACAGCCAATCTGATTCCGACTGGACTCTTATGTACCCAGGCATCCTTGGATGCGAAGCGTGCGGAACTGGACAAGATCATGAATATCGATATTCCCGAAGTAGCCAAGGAAATCGGTGAGGCCAGGGAGCTTGGCGACCTACGGGAAAATTCGGAGTACAAGTACGGCAAGGAGAAACAGACTCTCCTCAATGCCCAGATAAAGAAGCTCCTGGAGGAGATTGACCGTGCCCAAGTAATCCAGCCTGGAGCGGTAGACACTTCAAAGACTGGTTTCGGCACACGGATTAGCTTGCATGACAACATTGAGGACAAGGATGTCGTTTATACTTTGATGGGTCCTTGGGAGTCTGAACCATCAAAAAACATCTTGAGTTTTCAGGCTCCGCTGGGAACCCAACTGATGAACAAGACTGTCGGACAGAACTTCAGTTTTGAAATCAACGACAAGAAATATGATTTCACGGTCTTGAAGATTGAACGGCACGAATTCTAA
- the scpB gene encoding SMC-Scp complex subunit ScpB, with protein MAESIKKSKEKNQESNAPDEKPRKESRDVLLSPKARFIEVILFLENEPVSLDKLQRMTGFSLDAIRKALEELSEHFQTYMHGLVLSESTGAWAFRPATDLHETLQSCYGKKVDRRLSRAALETLSIVAYSQPITKREIDNIRGVSSDSIVRLLREREYIKAVGRKNVPGHPILYGTSRKFLYEFNLPSISALPKLSEIDRERFATSQVLDEQELEQQDPVEVAEATVTEETYED; from the coding sequence ATGGCTGAATCCATAAAGAAAAGCAAGGAAAAAAACCAGGAAAGCAATGCCCCGGATGAGAAGCCCAGGAAAGAATCGCGGGATGTCTTGCTTTCACCTAAAGCCCGGTTCATTGAAGTGATTCTGTTCCTTGAGAACGAACCGGTATCCCTTGACAAGTTGCAGAGGATGACTGGTTTTTCTTTGGATGCCATCCGAAAAGCCCTTGAGGAATTGTCGGAACATTTCCAGACATACATGCATGGTCTTGTCCTGTCGGAAAGTACCGGAGCATGGGCATTCAGACCGGCGACTGACCTGCATGAAACGTTGCAGAGTTGCTATGGGAAAAAAGTTGACAGACGGCTTTCCCGCGCTGCTCTTGAAACTCTCTCCATCGTGGCGTACAGCCAGCCTATAACAAAGAGGGAGATTGACAATATCAGGGGCGTATCTTCAGATTCCATAGTCCGTCTCCTGCGTGAAAGGGAATACATCAAGGCCGTCGGCCGAAAGAATGTGCCTGGTCATCCCATACTCTATGGAACTTCCCGCAAATTCCTTTATGAGTTCAACCTGCCCAGCATCAGCGCACTGCCGAAGCTTTCTGAAATCGACAGGGAGCGTTTTGCGACATCGCAGGTTTTGGATGAACAGGAGCTTGAACAACAAGACCCTGTGGAAGTGGCAGAGGCGACGGTAACGGAGGAAACATATGAAGACTGA